In the Flavisolibacter tropicus genome, one interval contains:
- a CDS encoding DUF4262 domain-containing protein, translating to MSTDHNHHDPEAKQTILNNIEEYGCHLVLIEADNYLPAFVYSIGLYKNFGHPEIICFGLKTDVMGRIINHACDLIKAGETLSGGKSYSDFLDGYEVQFLPVAKDFYPDYLGYAGWFYECSWDFSALQLVWPDKQHLFPWEEDFNPNWKFKQPLLDRNTDFKFYEEKNLGIFTTWQAFEGDPILYVYHDKDGDWQFHTSSTPSLADSKMVCLEEITKLDPSINEIYHLQFGWHAWRDSPQGEWKYEEDLDDKEEDI from the coding sequence ATGTCAACTGACCATAACCACCACGATCCGGAAGCTAAACAAACCATTCTCAACAACATTGAGGAGTATGGCTGCCATCTTGTTTTGATTGAAGCTGACAATTATTTGCCTGCCTTTGTTTACTCGATCGGACTTTATAAAAACTTTGGGCATCCTGAAATTATTTGCTTTGGCTTAAAGACTGATGTAATGGGTAGAATCATCAATCACGCATGCGATCTCATAAAAGCAGGCGAAACACTCAGTGGTGGAAAAAGTTATAGTGATTTTTTAGATGGATATGAAGTTCAGTTTTTACCTGTTGCCAAAGACTTTTATCCAGACTATCTTGGTTATGCTGGTTGGTTCTATGAATGTTCATGGGATTTCAGTGCACTTCAACTTGTTTGGCCTGATAAGCAACACCTGTTTCCTTGGGAAGAAGATTTTAATCCTAACTGGAAGTTTAAGCAGCCACTTTTAGACAGGAATACTGATTTTAAATTTTATGAGGAGAAAAATCTAGGCATATTTACAACATGGCAAGCTTTTGAGGGCGATCCTATTTTATATGTTTATCATGATAAAGATGGGGATTGGCAGTTTCATACCAGCTCGACACCCAGCTTAGCAGATAGCAAGATGGTTTGCCTTGAAGAAATTACAAAACTAGATCCATCGATAAACGAGATTTACCATCTACAATTTGGCTGGCACGCATGGAGAGATAGTCCTCAAGGAGAATGGAAATATGAAGAAGATCTAGATGACAAAGAAGAAGATATATAA
- a CDS encoding DUF1572 family protein, protein MLLHELQSLFQRDLNRLKQEIEQYKDEQTIWRIDKDIKNSAGNLTLHLIGNLNHFIGVVLGKTDYIRNRDLEFSMKDVPRSELVTNIEETASMIEKVLSKLPETVLPEEYPVIVFDKKTSTQFMLVHLVTHLNYHLGQVNYHRRLLDN, encoded by the coding sequence ATGCTACTTCACGAACTACAATCTTTATTTCAAAGAGACTTAAACCGCTTAAAGCAGGAAATTGAGCAATACAAAGACGAACAGACCATCTGGCGCATAGATAAGGACATCAAGAATTCGGCTGGTAATCTCACGCTCCATCTTATCGGGAACCTAAACCACTTTATTGGTGTCGTGCTGGGTAAAACCGACTACATACGGAACCGCGACCTGGAGTTTTCAATGAAAGATGTTCCCAGAAGTGAGCTGGTTACTAACATTGAAGAAACGGCTTCTATGATTGAGAAGGTGCTTAGCAAGCTCCCAGAAACCGTTCTTCCAGAGGAATACCCGGTAATTGTATTTGACAAAAAAACATCAACGCAGTTTATGTTAGTGCATCTGGTTACCCATTTGAATTATCACCTGGGGCAGGTTAATTACCATAGGAGGTTGTTGGATAATTGA
- a CDS encoding outer membrane beta-barrel protein, giving the protein MKNWLLFLLIGITTTASAQKVPGVVKGHLQDPSGEALPDATVSIMAAKDSALISFSLTSNSGFFEIKNIDSGSYYLLVSYQGYETLKKPFGITAEKPLVDMQAVTMIIANVKTLQEVVVTDVTPIKIKGDTVSFNANAFKTKPNATVEDLLKKLPGVQVEKDGTVKAQGENVQKVYVDGKEFFGNDPKMATRNLTADMIESVDLYDDMSEQSKFNKIDDGSRTRAINLKLKKDKKKGVFGRATVGYGTDDRYNMGVTANMFKAATQVSVIAKANSTNNSDFTVSDMLGMSGGGFGGGGRMVMMGGPGMNFGGGNSGGSTTPGINNIYSGGVNYRDVWGSKVNVASSYNFDNTKTQNLRNTYRQTFLTDSSINSNQLSLSKTTNGNHRFNMKLEYNIDSLNSIVYTPTVTVQNNTSYNDDSTLQMVQKGSDAYMLNNVHNIRENEGKGVRLGNNLIWRRKFNKPMRTLSVNLSNTYNTNDRDGYLINNSNYFNDAGAKTRAGLSRQQNINDNKSNSLAATISYTEPLARNKVLEFNYGYTRNANESDRRTYDLNPLTGAYDLENVGLTNHFESLNESNRLGTNFRVVNKKYNYQLGMAVQNTLLANDNLSKRTETSQRFTNLFPTFNFNYQFARSRSLRFSYRGRTNQPSISQLQEIEDSSSLPVIRNGNAGLDQEFSNNVTLTYNFFDMIKFRNLFAMISYNNTYNRIVDHVTYLPGGIQYIRPTNMNGTYNVTGSLNFGLPIKRMQGGNFNTTTRLTYARNGNVITTENNSIKNTINNYSKNLTLGEDLRLSYNYKEKLDLGINTSINYTSAKYTFRTQQNSNTSYFTQVYSTDATYTFSKGLILSTDFDYTINPSQGANIDRDFAMWNASIAQQFLKNKRGELKLSVFDILSQNRSFNRTVEANYIEDVRNTILQRYFLLSFTYNLNRMGGRSMPGGGRGGDRIMIR; this is encoded by the coding sequence ATGAAAAATTGGTTACTCTTTCTTTTGATAGGAATTACAACGACTGCTAGTGCGCAAAAGGTACCGGGTGTGGTAAAAGGCCACCTGCAAGACCCCAGCGGTGAGGCGCTTCCTGATGCAACGGTGTCGATTATGGCCGCCAAGGATTCAGCTCTCATTTCATTTAGTCTTACCTCTAATAGTGGCTTTTTTGAGATCAAAAACATCGATAGCGGCAGCTATTATCTACTGGTATCTTACCAGGGTTATGAAACCCTGAAAAAGCCCTTTGGCATAACCGCCGAAAAGCCGTTGGTAGACATGCAGGCTGTAACAATGATCATAGCCAACGTTAAAACCTTGCAGGAAGTAGTGGTAACCGATGTTACACCTATCAAGATAAAGGGCGATACCGTTTCTTTTAATGCTAATGCCTTTAAAACCAAGCCCAATGCTACGGTAGAAGACCTGCTGAAGAAGCTGCCGGGTGTGCAGGTTGAAAAAGATGGTACGGTAAAAGCCCAGGGCGAGAACGTGCAGAAGGTTTATGTAGACGGGAAAGAGTTCTTTGGCAACGACCCCAAGATGGCTACCCGCAACCTTACGGCCGATATGATCGAGAGCGTGGATCTGTACGACGACATGAGCGAGCAGTCTAAATTCAATAAGATTGACGATGGTAGCCGTACCCGCGCAATTAACCTGAAGCTCAAAAAGGATAAAAAGAAAGGGGTGTTTGGCCGTGCTACCGTGGGCTATGGCACCGACGATCGGTATAATATGGGCGTAACGGCCAATATGTTTAAGGCGGCTACCCAGGTATCTGTTATTGCCAAAGCAAACAGCACTAACAATTCCGACTTCACTGTATCGGACATGTTGGGTATGTCTGGTGGTGGTTTTGGTGGCGGTGGTCGCATGGTAATGATGGGAGGTCCCGGAATGAACTTCGGCGGAGGAAACTCTGGTGGTAGCACTACCCCCGGTATCAATAACATTTATTCAGGCGGTGTCAATTACCGCGATGTGTGGGGCTCAAAAGTAAATGTGGCCAGCAGCTACAATTTTGATAATACGAAAACGCAAAACCTGCGCAACACTTACCGTCAAACTTTCCTAACAGATTCTAGTATCAATAGTAACCAGCTGTCGTTGAGCAAAACGACTAATGGTAACCACCGCTTCAATATGAAGCTGGAGTACAATATTGACTCGCTCAACTCTATTGTTTATACACCTACCGTCACTGTACAGAATAACACTTCTTACAATGACGACTCCACATTGCAAATGGTGCAAAAAGGAAGCGACGCGTATATGCTTAACAATGTTCACAATATCCGTGAGAATGAAGGCAAGGGAGTGAGATTGGGTAACAACTTAATATGGCGACGCAAGTTCAACAAACCAATGCGTACGCTTTCCGTCAACCTATCCAATACTTATAATACAAATGACCGCGATGGCTACCTGATTAATAATAGTAATTACTTTAACGATGCCGGTGCTAAAACCCGTGCAGGCTTGTCGCGTCAGCAAAATATCAACGATAACAAATCAAATAGTCTTGCAGCTACCATTTCCTATACAGAGCCGCTGGCCCGCAACAAGGTATTGGAATTTAACTATGGGTATACAAGAAATGCCAATGAGTCCGATCGCCGTACCTATGATTTGAATCCGCTTACTGGTGCGTATGATCTGGAAAACGTTGGCCTGACCAATCATTTCGAATCGCTCAATGAATCTAACCGCCTGGGTACCAACTTTCGCGTAGTCAATAAAAAGTACAACTACCAGCTAGGTATGGCTGTACAAAACACGCTATTGGCTAACGACAACCTTTCCAAGCGTACAGAAACATCACAGCGTTTCACCAACCTGTTCCCCACATTCAACTTCAACTATCAGTTTGCGCGCAGCCGCAGTCTGCGTTTCAGCTACAGAGGCCGTACTAACCAACCCTCTATTTCTCAATTACAGGAGATAGAAGATAGTAGTAGCCTACCGGTAATTCGTAATGGTAATGCGGGGTTAGATCAGGAGTTTTCTAACAACGTAACACTCACTTATAACTTCTTTGACATGATCAAGTTCCGCAACTTGTTTGCAATGATTAGTTATAATAACACCTACAACCGTATTGTTGATCACGTGACTTACCTGCCCGGTGGTATTCAATACATACGCCCGACCAATATGAATGGTACATATAATGTAACTGGTTCATTGAATTTTGGACTGCCGATCAAAAGAATGCAGGGAGGTAATTTTAATACAACAACACGATTAACCTATGCGCGTAATGGCAATGTAATTACGACAGAGAACAATAGTATAAAGAATACCATCAACAACTATTCAAAAAACCTTACGCTTGGTGAAGACCTGCGCTTGAGCTATAACTATAAAGAAAAACTGGACCTGGGTATCAATACCAGTATTAACTATACCTCGGCCAAGTATACGTTCCGTACCCAGCAAAACAGTAATACATCCTACTTCACGCAGGTGTATTCTACAGATGCTACCTACACGTTTTCTAAAGGATTGATCCTGTCTACGGATTTTGATTATACCATCAACCCCAGCCAGGGTGCAAATATTGATCGCGACTTTGCTATGTGGAACGCATCAATTGCGCAACAGTTTTTGAAGAACAAGCGTGGAGAGCTGAAACTATCTGTATTTGATATTTTAAGTCAGAACCGCAGTTTTAATAGAACAGTAGAAGCCAACTATATTGAGGATGTGCGCAATACGATATTGCAGCGATACTTCCTACTAAGCTTTACGTATAATCTTAACCGTATGGGTGGTAGAAGTATGCCGGGTGGTGGCCGCGGCGGCGATCGGATAATGATACGCTAA
- a CDS encoding GLPGLI family protein translates to MKKIFFSICVVSGLFANAQMKEGKVVYERTIQIQRRNMNPDVANMVPQSRKDNFELLFANNQSLWQAIQSADGDNGTVSGPGFMFRMAGSNDVIYVNLDTKKRLDQRELFDREYLVEDSVRSLSWKLSEETKTILGHPVRKATSNRISTRMQMSMENGEMKRQEVPDTAQVVAWFATDIPVSAGPSEFQGQLPGLILELDLNKGRQVFTAVELSPKVKVSDIKEPKKGKRLTEKEFVLERNKLMEEMRKNMPNGGGGRDVIRITQ, encoded by the coding sequence ATGAAAAAAATCTTCTTTTCTATTTGTGTTGTTTCAGGACTTTTTGCCAATGCCCAGATGAAAGAAGGCAAGGTGGTATATGAGCGAACGATTCAAATACAACGCCGTAACATGAACCCCGATGTGGCTAACATGGTACCGCAAAGCCGTAAAGACAATTTTGAATTACTTTTTGCCAATAATCAGTCACTATGGCAAGCTATACAAAGCGCTGACGGCGATAATGGCACTGTTAGCGGGCCGGGATTTATGTTCCGCATGGCCGGCTCAAATGACGTGATCTACGTTAATCTGGATACCAAAAAGCGTCTGGATCAACGCGAACTATTTGACCGGGAATACCTGGTAGAAGACAGCGTACGGTCCCTTAGCTGGAAGTTATCTGAAGAAACAAAGACCATATTAGGACACCCGGTGCGTAAGGCCACCTCCAATCGTATCAGCACACGTATGCAAATGTCTATGGAGAATGGCGAGATGAAGCGTCAGGAAGTGCCCGATACTGCACAAGTGGTAGCTTGGTTTGCCACCGATATTCCAGTAAGCGCAGGCCCTAGCGAGTTTCAAGGACAACTGCCAGGCCTGATCCTGGAGCTGGATTTGAATAAAGGTCGCCAGGTGTTTACCGCGGTAGAACTGTCGCCAAAGGTTAAGGTTTCAGATATTAAAGAACCTAAGAAAGGCAAACGCCTTACGGAAAAAGAGTTTGTACTGGAGCGCAATAAACTGATGGAGGAAATGCGCAAGAATATGCCTAACGGCGGTGGTGGACGAGATGTTATTCGAATTACGCAATAG
- a CDS encoding sensor histidine kinase, with protein sequence MRPALKHINKHIKWMPVLMTLSILAIAAFQIYWLKKAYDREARTLEIRSNMAFRETVYSLQSSKLKLDKLMMDSTGESGPIVRHDQMPREMHFEVRSHEKAAERIYMERFATNEGSQRVIVRRSNGADSTGAPRRAFKGWNNQVVRFLFDMESPKDTIKVAEITTALKQRLDSQSLEVPFVVTRMSKPNTTDERIFNEVTVGFRSPITYRLQLGNTVPYVVNRIIAPILLSVFLVCFTVACFSLLYRNLQKQRKLAVIKNEFISNITHELKTPIATVSVAIEALRSFNSSMDAQKTKEYLDISANELQRLSLLVDKVLKLSMFENKEIDLKYEPLDMRLLMEEVTASLRLQFEKYKAKVDIVAEGDTSLEGDRLHLVSVIYNLIDNALKYSNGNPQIDIRLKGEERTVTLFVRDSGIGIPAEYRDKVFEKFFRVPTGNVHNAKGYGLGLSYVSHVIQKHHGIIKVTSDEGSGSTFIVSLPKHKA encoded by the coding sequence ATGCGACCTGCACTTAAGCATATTAACAAACATATCAAGTGGATGCCGGTTTTAATGACCCTATCCATTTTAGCCATAGCCGCGTTCCAGATCTACTGGCTAAAGAAGGCCTACGATCGTGAAGCGCGCACGCTGGAGATCCGCAGCAATATGGCTTTCCGCGAAACCGTTTACTCCTTGCAGTCCAGCAAGCTAAAGCTCGACAAGCTTATGATGGATAGCACTGGCGAAAGCGGTCCTATAGTTCGTCATGACCAGATGCCGAGGGAAATGCATTTTGAGGTGCGTAGTCATGAAAAAGCGGCTGAACGAATTTACATGGAGCGGTTTGCAACAAACGAAGGTTCCCAGCGAGTGATTGTTAGAAGATCAAATGGTGCAGACAGTACCGGTGCGCCCAGAAGAGCATTTAAAGGATGGAACAATCAGGTAGTGCGTTTCCTTTTTGATATGGAGTCCCCCAAAGACACCATCAAAGTCGCTGAAATTACAACGGCTTTGAAACAACGCCTGGATTCCCAAAGCTTGGAGGTGCCCTTTGTGGTAACTCGTATGTCGAAACCCAATACCACTGATGAGCGTATTTTTAATGAAGTGACCGTTGGTTTTCGCAGCCCCATTACTTACCGGCTTCAACTGGGCAATACAGTGCCTTATGTAGTAAACCGTATTATAGCTCCCATTCTGTTGTCCGTTTTCCTCGTTTGCTTTACGGTAGCCTGTTTTTCCCTGCTCTACCGGAACCTGCAAAAGCAACGCAAGCTGGCAGTTATTAAAAACGAATTTATCAGCAATATCACCCATGAGCTGAAAACGCCCATTGCTACGGTAAGCGTGGCCATAGAAGCGCTGCGCAGCTTTAACAGCAGTATGGACGCTCAGAAGACAAAAGAGTACCTGGACATATCGGCCAATGAGCTGCAGCGCCTTTCCCTGCTGGTAGATAAAGTGCTGAAGTTATCCATGTTTGAGAACAAGGAAATTGATCTAAAGTACGAGCCCTTGGATATGCGCCTGCTGATGGAAGAAGTAACCGCCTCCCTGCGCCTGCAGTTTGAAAAATACAAAGCCAAAGTAGATATAGTAGCCGAAGGCGATACGAGTTTGGAGGGCGACCGGCTGCACTTGGTGAGCGTTATTTATAACCTGATAGACAATGCCCTGAAGTATAGCAACGGCAATCCACAGATAGACATTCGTCTGAAAGGAGAGGAGCGCACCGTAACCTTGTTTGTCCGTGACTCCGGCATAGGTATTCCTGCTGAATACCGCGATAAGGTGTTTGAAAAGTTCTTCCGCGTGCCTACGGGCAACGTACACAACGCCAAAGGGTATGGACTGGGGCTGAGTTATGTGTCTCATGTTATTCAAAAGCACCATGGCATAATTAAGGTAACCTCTGATGAAGGCAGCGGCAGTACCTTTATTGTATCCTTACCAAAACACAAAGCATGA
- a CDS encoding response regulator transcription factor, whose amino-acid sequence MNKPKVLYVEDEVFLAKIVSETLERRGFDVVMESDGGQAIQRFHESNPDVCVLDIMLPNKDGFDIADEIRELNSEVPIIFLSAKSAAEDVVNGFKLGANDYIRKPFSMEELIVRIEHVLKRIPITKEGDADEIKLGQYIYNNRRQTLTSDEEERKLSYRESELLRLLYQNKDSIVERRDILNLLWGSDSFFNSRNLDVYITKLRNYLKQDPSLQIITIKGVGYRFVVE is encoded by the coding sequence ATGAACAAACCCAAAGTACTCTACGTAGAAGATGAGGTCTTTCTGGCCAAAATTGTTAGTGAAACCCTGGAAAGACGGGGGTTTGATGTAGTAATGGAAAGCGATGGCGGTCAGGCCATACAGCGATTCCATGAAAGTAACCCCGATGTATGTGTATTGGATATCATGCTACCTAATAAGGATGGCTTTGATATAGCCGACGAAATACGCGAGCTAAACAGCGAGGTTCCTATCATATTCTTAAGCGCCAAATCGGCCGCCGAAGATGTGGTGAACGGCTTTAAGCTAGGAGCCAACGACTACATTCGCAAGCCCTTTAGCATGGAAGAGCTCATAGTGCGCATAGAACACGTACTCAAACGCATCCCGATTACTAAAGAAGGGGATGCAGATGAAATAAAGCTGGGGCAGTATATTTATAATAACCGCCGACAGACCCTTACCAGCGATGAGGAAGAACGTAAACTCTCTTACCGCGAAAGCGAACTGCTGCGCCTGCTCTATCAAAATAAGGACTCCATTGTGGAACGAAGGGACATCCTAAACCTGCTCTGGGGCAGCGATTCTTTTTTTAACAGCCGCAACCTGGATGTGTATATCACTAAGCTGCGTAACTATCTAAAGCAAGACCCCTCCCTCCAGATTATTACTATTAAAGGCGTAGGCTACCGGTTTGTGGTGGAATAA
- a CDS encoding dipeptidase has translation MFIRTCLLLCIATSSYAQSYQKLHQKALVVDTHNDILSAIMKGLNIENDLTGQTHSDIARWKKGGVDVQVFSVFCDERYGKGTAFAYANREIDSLYAIVKRNPKTLMLTTSPTELQKAVSQGKMACMIGVEGGHMIEDNLTYLDSLYKRGARYLTLTWNNSTSWATSAKDETAGTVTNAKKGLNDFGKQVVRRMNELGMMVDVSHIGEQTFWDVIATTTKPVIASHSCVYAICPHSRNLKDDQIKAIGKNGGVIQLNFYSGFLDSNYMKRKDAFLASRSNERDSLKAAGMTSYSIDEWISKKYPQEAEALRPTMSQLLDHIDYIVRLIGVDGVGLGSDFDGIESTPQHLDDVTTFPLITKALLERGYSEKDVKKILGENFLRVFKANSK, from the coding sequence ATGTTTATTCGTACTTGCTTGTTACTCTGTATAGCCACTTCCAGCTATGCCCAGTCTTATCAAAAGTTGCATCAAAAAGCCCTGGTGGTAGATACCCACAACGATATTCTCTCGGCTATTATGAAGGGCTTAAACATTGAAAACGACCTGACCGGCCAAACCCACTCCGACATTGCACGGTGGAAAAAGGGAGGGGTAGATGTGCAGGTGTTTTCTGTTTTCTGCGATGAACGCTATGGAAAGGGAACTGCTTTTGCTTACGCCAACCGCGAGATCGATTCATTGTATGCGATAGTAAAACGCAACCCTAAGACACTGATGTTGACCACTTCTCCTACCGAATTACAAAAGGCCGTAAGCCAGGGTAAAATGGCCTGCATGATTGGGGTAGAAGGCGGGCATATGATTGAAGACAATCTTACTTACTTGGATAGTCTCTATAAGCGTGGCGCCCGCTACCTGACACTTACCTGGAACAACTCTACCTCTTGGGCCACATCTGCAAAAGATGAAACAGCTGGCACCGTCACCAATGCCAAGAAGGGACTGAATGATTTTGGTAAGCAGGTGGTGCGCCGTATGAATGAGCTGGGCATGATGGTAGATGTAAGCCATATCGGTGAACAAACTTTTTGGGATGTAATAGCAACCACTACCAAACCAGTAATTGCTTCACACAGCTGTGTATATGCTATTTGCCCGCACTCGCGCAATTTAAAAGACGACCAGATCAAGGCCATTGGTAAAAATGGTGGCGTGATACAATTGAACTTCTACTCCGGTTTCCTGGATAGTAATTATATGAAGCGAAAAGATGCTTTCCTGGCCAGCCGCAGTAATGAGCGCGACTCATTAAAAGCAGCCGGCATGACCAGCTATAGTATTGATGAATGGATTAGTAAGAAATATCCGCAAGAGGCTGAAGCGCTGCGTCCTACTATGTCGCAACTGTTGGATCATATAGATTATATTGTACGTCTTATTGGTGTTGATGGCGTAGGCTTGGGTTCCGACTTTGATGGAATTGAATCAACCCCTCAACACTTGGATGATGTAACGACCTTCCCCTTGATCACTAAAGCGTTATTGGAAAGAGGGTATAGCGAGAAGGATGTAAAAAAGATCCTAGGTGAAAACTTTCTACGTGTATTTAAAGCAAACAGCAAATAA
- a CDS encoding antibiotic biosynthesis monooxygenase family protein gives MFVRLTFLTIQSKDAEKMKRIYIDKITPVVKAQKGNVGIRLLEPVKGENPEYVSLTEWQTAADAEAYEASGTYRQLVDSLKDMYTAKPVLKTYNVVESKVAITP, from the coding sequence ATGTTTGTTCGCCTGACGTTCCTTACTATTCAGTCAAAAGATGCTGAAAAAATGAAGCGCATCTATATCGACAAAATCACACCTGTGGTAAAAGCACAAAAAGGAAATGTGGGCATACGCCTACTTGAACCCGTAAAAGGTGAAAACCCTGAATATGTTTCGCTCACTGAGTGGCAAACAGCCGCTGATGCCGAAGCCTATGAAGCCAGCGGCACGTACCGCCAGTTAGTAGATAGTCTGAAAGATATGTACACGGCTAAACCAGTATTGAAGACCTACAATGTGGTAGAAAGTAAAGTGGCGATAACGCCTTAA
- a CDS encoding YdeI/OmpD-associated family protein, whose translation MRSFKAAIDIIGINPFVFVPDSILESIFKEAGKDKGHIPIRGTINGQTFKQTLVRYDGHWRLYINTTMLKHSPKRIGETIAVVIEFDPSDRTIEAHPKLIKALEDSPDAKKVFDSLPASKQKEIIRYISALKTEASIDRNVTRAIHFLLGQGRFIGRDHP comes from the coding sequence ATGCGCAGTTTTAAAGCAGCTATTGACATAATAGGCATCAATCCATTTGTTTTTGTACCAGACAGTATATTGGAATCAATTTTCAAGGAAGCCGGGAAAGACAAAGGTCATATTCCCATACGTGGGACTATCAATGGACAAACCTTTAAACAAACTTTGGTAAGGTATGATGGTCACTGGCGTTTGTATATAAACACTACTATGCTTAAGCATTCACCCAAACGAATTGGTGAAACCATTGCTGTTGTTATAGAATTTGACCCGTCCGACAGAACGATTGAAGCACATCCCAAACTTATAAAAGCACTTGAAGATAGTCCAGATGCCAAAAAAGTATTTGATAGCCTTCCGGCTTCCAAACAAAAAGAAATTATCCGGTATATATCAGCTTTGAAAACAGAAGCAAGTATAGACCGAAATGTAACCCGAGCTATTCATTTCTTATTAGGCCAAGGTAGGTTTATTGGGCGGGACCATCCTTAA
- a CDS encoding DeoR/GlpR family DNA-binding transcription regulator, protein MFKKERQANILRQVNLHNKVIIANLCNDMGVSEDTIRRDLQELADAGKIIKVHGGALSTAFSGLQFKPENVYSQSQKNSIALKAINLIKDHMYVVTSGGTTILEMVHNLPANLQATIITGSIPVINACVSYPGLNVIVIGDTLSKDSKITVGASAVNQIRELNADLCFLGTNAIDVEHGVTDNDRDVVQVKKAMVASASKVVCMTISEKLQTYQPMLVCGLNKIDYLITELEPNHPSLQPFVDAGITVL, encoded by the coding sequence ATGTTTAAAAAAGAAAGGCAGGCGAATATTCTTCGTCAGGTGAACTTGCATAATAAGGTAATCATTGCCAACTTATGCAATGATATGGGTGTATCAGAAGATACGATCCGTAGAGATTTGCAGGAGTTAGCCGATGCTGGAAAAATCATCAAAGTGCACGGCGGTGCCTTGTCTACTGCATTCAGCGGCTTACAGTTTAAACCAGAGAACGTTTACTCTCAATCACAAAAAAATAGCATCGCTTTAAAAGCCATTAACCTTATAAAAGATCACATGTATGTGGTCACTAGCGGGGGAACCACCATATTAGAAATGGTGCATAACCTGCCTGCCAACTTACAAGCAACAATTATTACAGGAAGTATACCGGTTATCAATGCCTGTGTTTCTTATCCTGGCCTGAATGTCATTGTTATTGGCGACACCTTATCCAAGGATTCAAAAATCACTGTAGGAGCTAGTGCCGTCAATCAAATTCGTGAGCTAAACGCAGACCTGTGCTTCTTAGGCACCAACGCCATTGATGTAGAACATGGTGTAACAGATAACGATCGGGATGTAGTACAGGTGAAGAAGGCAATGGTTGCTTCCGCATCTAAAGTGGTATGTATGACCATATCCGAAAAATTACAAACATACCAGCCCATGCTGGTGTGTGGATTAAATAAAATTGATTACCTCATTACAGAACTGGAGCCAAACCACCCGTCACTCCAACCTTTTGTAGATGCAGGTATTACTGTTTTGTAA